The Rhodococcus triatomae genome includes a window with the following:
- a CDS encoding acyl-CoA dehydrogenase family protein: MDPAVVTHLERALSRGEGKLPLPGAGHTAARWSALTRACRTNLSAGRLLEAHVDADAILAETGHSRVGAGELWGVWASEPPRPLLDAERERDAWILHGEKTWCSGASLCTHALVTARADGTSRLFAVDLRVPGAEPGHGGWRNAGMAGTNTESVAFDGVPARPVGAARDYLDRPGFWHGACGVAACWFGGALSVAEPLYERARSGRADPHQLAHLGGVDAALAAGRWALGSAAAEIDATPGAQPADRRRAQRLRAVIERTATEVVDRVGRALGAAPLATDGAHARAVADLLVYLRQSHAERDLQALGEIAGAEPFPDGPYDG, translated from the coding sequence ATCGATCCGGCTGTCGTCACGCACCTCGAGCGGGCATTGAGCAGAGGCGAGGGGAAGCTGCCGTTGCCGGGGGCCGGGCACACCGCGGCACGCTGGAGCGCACTCACTCGCGCCTGCCGGACGAACCTGTCCGCCGGACGGTTGCTCGAGGCACACGTCGATGCGGATGCGATCCTCGCCGAGACGGGTCACTCACGCGTCGGTGCGGGCGAGCTGTGGGGTGTGTGGGCGAGTGAGCCCCCGCGCCCACTCCTGGACGCCGAGCGGGAGCGTGACGCGTGGATTCTCCACGGGGAGAAGACGTGGTGTTCGGGTGCCTCGCTCTGCACCCACGCGCTCGTCACGGCCCGAGCCGACGGCACCTCACGATTGTTTGCGGTGGATCTCCGCGTGCCGGGTGCGGAACCGGGACACGGTGGCTGGCGCAATGCGGGAATGGCCGGTACGAACACCGAATCGGTCGCTTTCGACGGCGTACCGGCACGTCCCGTCGGCGCCGCCCGGGACTACCTGGACCGACCCGGCTTCTGGCACGGGGCCTGCGGGGTTGCGGCCTGCTGGTTCGGCGGCGCGCTGTCCGTGGCCGAGCCGCTGTACGAGCGGGCCCGGTCCGGCCGTGCCGACCCCCACCAACTCGCACACCTCGGTGGCGTCGACGCCGCCCTGGCGGCCGGACGGTGGGCGCTGGGGTCCGCCGCGGCGGAGATCGATGCCACGCCGGGTGCGCAGCCCGCGGACCGTCGTCGGGCCCAGAGGTTGCGAGCCGTCATCGAGCGCACCGCGACGGAGGTCGTGGACCGCGTCGGCCGGGCTCTCGGCGCCGCGCCACTGGCAACGGACGGCGCGCACGCTCGGGCCGTGGCGGATCTGCTCGTCTACCTTCGTCAGTCCCACGCCGAGCGGGACCTCCAGGCCCTGGGCGAGATCGCAGGCGCCGAGCCGTTCCCGGACGGTCCGTATGACGGGTAA
- a CDS encoding glycosyltransferase, with protein MTRTVRVDHVTVVVPAHNERADLPDCLHGLREASGGLDVPVRIVVVLDACSDGSAEVVGPGIETVVVDLHNVGAARRAGFAAVPVRRHEWFATTDADSRVPPNWLSSQLAHASAGAELVPGTVVVDDWSQWSPAVRRRYLAAYGSSKRHVHGASLGFSAELYGAVSGFASLESGEDVDLIHRMIGRGAQVVWSTDAPVRTSARARGRAPAGFASHLASLR; from the coding sequence TTGACCCGAACGGTACGTGTCGATCACGTCACCGTCGTCGTTCCTGCGCACAACGAGAGAGCCGATCTCCCCGACTGCCTGCACGGGCTTCGTGAGGCGAGCGGCGGGCTGGATGTGCCGGTCCGGATCGTCGTCGTCCTCGACGCCTGCTCGGACGGCAGTGCCGAGGTGGTCGGTCCCGGGATCGAGACCGTGGTGGTGGATCTCCACAATGTCGGTGCAGCTCGTCGTGCCGGGTTCGCGGCCGTCCCGGTTCGCCGACACGAGTGGTTCGCGACCACGGATGCGGACTCGCGGGTGCCACCGAACTGGCTGAGTTCGCAGCTCGCACATGCGAGTGCGGGGGCGGAACTGGTGCCCGGCACGGTCGTCGTGGACGACTGGTCCCAGTGGTCGCCGGCGGTCCGGCGCCGGTATCTGGCGGCGTACGGGTCGAGCAAACGTCATGTCCACGGTGCCTCACTGGGTTTCAGCGCCGAGTTGTACGGGGCGGTAAGCGGATTCGCATCACTCGAGTCCGGTGAGGACGTGGACCTGATACACCGGATGATCGGTCGCGGAGCGCAGGTGGTGTGGAGTACCGACGCGCCGGTACGCACCTCGGCCAGAGCGCGGGGCCGCGCCCCTGCCGGCTTCGCCTCCCACCTGGCGAGCCTGCGGTGA
- a CDS encoding DUF7218 family protein — MPSRGSDDQPQLKDQDLYEKLREEGNSKEKAARISNAAADRGRSDVGKSGGRSGSYEDWTVDELRERAKELDLQGYSDLKKDELIDRLRNH, encoded by the coding sequence ATGCCATCGCGAGGATCGGACGATCAGCCCCAGTTGAAGGACCAGGATCTGTACGAGAAATTGCGTGAGGAAGGCAACTCGAAGGAGAAGGCGGCCCGGATCTCGAACGCCGCGGCGGATCGTGGTCGCTCGGATGTCGGAAAGTCCGGCGGCCGGTCCGGATCGTACGAGGACTGGACGGTGGACGAGCTGCGCGAGCGGGCGAAAGAACTGGACTTGCAGGGATATTCGGACCTGAAGAAGGACGAACTCATCGACAGGCTGAGAAACCATTGA
- a CDS encoding MerR family transcriptional regulator, which yields MDRNSPRRTPAALYGISVTAELSGVGVQALRHYERLGLLTPERTDGGTRRYSDRDLARLERISELIDAGVNLVGVRHILALEARNVDLETDNARLRGESGGEGGAGDDGTGRRV from the coding sequence ATGGATCGGAACTCACCTCGGCGGACGCCCGCAGCCCTGTATGGGATCTCGGTGACGGCAGAATTGTCCGGGGTCGGCGTGCAGGCGCTGCGTCACTACGAACGCCTGGGCCTGCTCACGCCCGAACGCACCGACGGCGGGACCCGCCGGTACAGCGACCGGGACCTGGCGCGGCTGGAGCGGATCTCCGAATTGATCGATGCGGGAGTCAACTTGGTGGGCGTGCGGCACATCTTGGCGCTCGAGGCTCGTAACGTCGATCTGGAAACGGACAACGCCCGGTTGCGTGGTGAGTCCGGCGGGGAGGGCGGGGCCGGGGACGACGGGACCGGTCGACGCGTCTGA
- a CDS encoding Hsp20/alpha crystallin family protein produces MLMRTDPFRELDRVAQQVLGTTARPAHMPMDAWRDDDRFVVEFDLPGVRPESLDLDVERNVLTVHAERGETDPDLEMVASERPRGIFSRQLFLGENLDTEQIEASYHNGVLRVTVPIAEKAKSRKIEIAHSNEHQAITAA; encoded by the coding sequence ATGTTGATGCGTACCGATCCGTTCCGTGAACTCGACCGTGTCGCCCAACAGGTTCTGGGCACGACCGCACGTCCGGCGCACATGCCGATGGACGCCTGGAGAGACGACGATCGCTTCGTCGTCGAGTTCGACCTTCCGGGTGTCCGGCCCGAGTCCCTGGACCTCGATGTCGAACGGAACGTACTCACCGTGCACGCCGAGCGGGGAGAGACCGACCCGGATCTGGAAATGGTCGCGTCCGAACGACCCCGGGGCATCTTCAGCAGGCAACTCTTCCTGGGAGAGAACCTCGATACCGAGCAGATCGAGGCCTCCTATCACAACGGTGTTCTGCGAGTGACCGTGCCGATCGCGGAAAAGGCCAAGTCCCGCAAGATCGAGATCGCCCATTCGAACGAGCACCAGGCCATCACCGCGGCCTGA
- a CDS encoding amidohydrolase family protein translates to MSRADPIEWTDAHVHVVDFLQRRGDVGDLVEAMLGSGVTHAVVFGIPVKKRWATSEPLAPGYYLDDNAPCHYHSLTDVITLDVLQQCDGRVRMAPLICGFDPTDLMVREHLDAMWERSRAWAGVGEVMLRHDDLTNLTDGETPVADHPAMDEVADFCRDTDVPVTVHHDSSSPGRPDAHEFVPEFERLLGRHPRTRVVWAHAGVSRRVESTEQIRVVDDLLSRHTELYVDLSWTVLDHIVDRDGPGAAVDSRWLELICRRADRFVVGSDTVGRADMFEARVGRIQSLLRTLPQTVAKAVAVDNASALWFRPGS, encoded by the coding sequence ATGAGTCGGGCGGATCCGATCGAGTGGACCGATGCGCATGTCCACGTCGTGGACTTCCTCCAGCGCCGGGGTGACGTGGGCGACCTCGTGGAGGCGATGCTCGGGAGCGGCGTCACACACGCTGTGGTATTCGGGATTCCGGTGAAGAAGCGTTGGGCGACGTCCGAGCCCCTCGCGCCCGGCTACTATCTCGACGACAATGCCCCGTGCCACTATCACTCGCTGACCGACGTCATCACCTTGGACGTACTGCAGCAATGTGACGGCCGGGTCCGAATGGCGCCCCTGATATGCGGTTTCGATCCCACCGACCTGATGGTGAGAGAACATCTCGACGCGATGTGGGAGCGCTCGCGTGCATGGGCGGGCGTCGGTGAGGTCATGCTCCGCCACGACGACCTCACCAACCTCACCGATGGCGAGACGCCGGTGGCCGACCATCCTGCGATGGACGAGGTCGCGGACTTCTGCCGGGACACGGATGTGCCGGTCACCGTCCATCACGATTCCAGCTCGCCGGGGAGGCCGGACGCGCACGAGTTCGTCCCCGAATTCGAGCGGCTGCTCGGACGTCACCCGCGTACGCGGGTGGTGTGGGCGCACGCCGGGGTCTCCCGTCGAGTGGAATCGACCGAGCAGATCCGGGTGGTGGACGATCTACTGTCTCGCCACACCGAGCTGTACGTCGATCTCTCGTGGACAGTGCTCGATCACATCGTCGATCGGGACGGGCCCGGCGCGGCTGTCGATTCGCGGTGGCTCGAGCTGATCTGCCGTCGTGCCGACAGGTTCGTGGTGGGATCGGACACGGTGGGCCGAGCGGACATGTTCGAGGCGCGGGTCGGGCGCATTCAGTCGCTGCTCCGGACATTGCCCCAGACCGTGGCGAAGGCGGTCGCCGTCGACAACGCCTCCGCACTGTGGTTCCGTCCGGGTTCCTGA
- a CDS encoding SDR family oxidoreductase, with protein MNEQTPHRIPYPGDTEDMAEKPRDEMRGYEGRGLLSGKRALVTGGDSGIGRAVAVAFAKEGADVAIAYLSEDEDADHTASLARREGVRALTIAGDLASPEHCREVVDRTVRELGGVDVLVNNVAYQSPVDDFLELDDEQWDHTFAVNIDSFFHVTKTAVPHMAPGSSIVNTGSINGLRGNKTLIDYSATKGAVTALTYSLAQSLLDRGIRVNCVAPGPVWTPLIPATLDAEKVGSFGEQTPYGRAAQPDEIAPSYVFFASNRSSSYYSGEVLAPIGGETLPG; from the coding sequence GTGAACGAACAGACGCCACATCGGATTCCCTATCCCGGAGACACCGAGGACATGGCCGAGAAGCCGCGCGACGAGATGCGTGGCTACGAAGGCCGTGGGCTCCTGTCCGGCAAGCGGGCGCTGGTGACGGGAGGAGATTCCGGTATCGGGCGGGCCGTGGCAGTCGCCTTCGCCAAGGAGGGAGCCGACGTCGCGATCGCGTACCTCAGTGAGGACGAGGACGCGGATCACACTGCGTCGCTGGCCCGTCGGGAGGGAGTTCGCGCGCTGACGATCGCCGGCGACCTCGCCTCTCCCGAGCACTGCCGAGAGGTAGTGGACCGGACGGTTCGCGAACTCGGCGGCGTCGACGTGCTGGTGAACAATGTCGCCTACCAGTCACCGGTGGACGACTTCCTCGAACTCGACGACGAGCAGTGGGACCACACGTTCGCCGTCAACATCGACAGCTTCTTCCACGTCACCAAGACGGCCGTACCGCACATGGCGCCGGGATCGTCCATCGTCAACACGGGCTCGATCAACGGGCTTCGCGGAAACAAGACGCTGATCGACTACTCGGCGACGAAGGGTGCGGTGACCGCTCTCACGTACTCGCTGGCGCAATCGTTGCTGGACAGAGGGATTCGGGTGAACTGTGTTGCCCCCGGCCCGGTGTGGACTCCGCTGATTCCGGCCACCCTCGATGCGGAGAAGGTCGGATCCTTCGGTGAGCAGACCCCGTACGGCAGGGCGGCGCAGCCGGACGAGATCGCACCGTCGTACGTGTTCTTCGCCTCGAACCGCTCGTCCTCCTACTACTCCGGCGAGGTGCTCGCGCCGATCGGCGGCGAGACCCTCCCCGGGTGA
- a CDS encoding DUF6480 family protein: MSTPDHTPPDPDPDDTPDLEEGGGVSPGATPPGSGQTSGLSEPEPSPHRKLPMSLFVVALIAVLFVVVAVGIVVM; the protein is encoded by the coding sequence ATGAGCACACCCGACCACACGCCACCCGATCCCGATCCCGACGACACCCCGGACCTCGAGGAGGGCGGCGGAGTGTCTCCCGGAGCCACACCACCCGGGTCCGGGCAGACGTCGGGGCTGTCGGAACCCGAGCCTTCTCCGCACCGGAAACTGCCGATGTCACTGTTCGTCGTCGCGCTCATCGCCGTCCTGTTCGTGGTGGTGGCGGTGGGAATCGTGGTGATGTAG
- a CDS encoding zinc-dependent alcohol dehydrogenase → MKAVTWQGTRDVRVDTVPDPRIENPTDAVIRVTTTNICGSDLHLYEVLGAFMKPGDILGHEAMGVVEEVGADTGDLTVGDRVVVPFQISCGACPMCETGLQTQCDVTQVREQGSGAALFGYSELYGSVPGGQAEYLRIPHAAYTHVKVPEGPPDSRFVYLSDVLPTAWQAVEYASVPDGGSLTVIGLGPIGDMAARIASRRGFRVIGVDLVPERLARAARHGVETVDLTRIDGEVGDVIRDLTDGRGTDAVIDAVGMEAHGSVAAGAVQKLTALLPSSVAKPLTEKAGVDRLAALYSAIDVVRRGGTISLSGVYGGMLDPIPMMTLFDKQIQLRMGQANVKRWVPEILPLLTEEDPLGVDTFATHTLPLEQAPHAYEIFQKKLDGAIKIGLVP, encoded by the coding sequence ATGAAAGCTGTGACCTGGCAAGGCACACGGGATGTGCGGGTCGACACCGTTCCCGATCCGCGGATCGAGAACCCCACCGACGCCGTCATCCGCGTCACCACCACCAACATCTGCGGATCGGACCTGCACCTGTACGAGGTACTCGGCGCGTTCATGAAGCCCGGGGACATACTCGGCCACGAGGCCATGGGTGTCGTGGAAGAGGTCGGCGCCGACACCGGCGACCTCACCGTCGGTGACCGGGTGGTCGTCCCCTTCCAGATCTCGTGCGGCGCGTGTCCGATGTGCGAGACGGGCCTGCAGACGCAGTGCGACGTCACCCAGGTCAGGGAGCAGGGCAGTGGCGCCGCCCTCTTCGGCTACTCCGAACTGTACGGGAGCGTGCCCGGTGGCCAGGCCGAGTACCTGCGAATACCTCACGCCGCCTACACCCACGTCAAAGTCCCGGAAGGACCACCGGATTCGCGCTTCGTCTACCTGTCCGACGTGTTGCCCACCGCGTGGCAGGCCGTCGAGTACGCGTCCGTGCCGGACGGCGGGTCGCTGACGGTGATCGGTCTCGGACCCATCGGGGACATGGCCGCCCGGATCGCCTCGAGACGCGGATTCCGGGTGATCGGCGTGGACCTCGTGCCCGAACGGCTGGCGCGCGCCGCGCGACACGGTGTCGAAACGGTGGACCTCACTCGCATCGACGGAGAAGTCGGAGACGTCATCCGTGACCTCACCGACGGGCGGGGTACCGACGCCGTCATCGACGCGGTCGGCATGGAGGCACACGGCTCGGTCGCCGCAGGCGCGGTTCAGAAGCTCACGGCGCTCCTGCCCTCCTCGGTCGCCAAGCCGCTCACCGAGAAGGCCGGGGTCGATCGACTCGCCGCCCTGTACAGCGCCATCGACGTCGTCCGGCGCGGCGGGACGATCTCGCTCTCCGGCGTCTACGGCGGGATGCTGGACCCGATTCCGATGATGACGCTGTTCGACAAGCAGATTCAGCTCCGGATGGGCCAGGCCAACGTCAAACGCTGGGTTCCGGAGATCCTGCCGCTACTCACCGAGGAGGATCCGCTCGGCGTCGACACGTTCGCCACCCACACCCTCCCGCTGGAACAGGCGCCGCACGCGTACGAGATCTTCCAGAAGAAGCTCGACGGCGCGATCAAGATCGGGCTCGTACCGTGA
- a CDS encoding DUF2231 domain-containing protein produces the protein MTGTLEKAWSAAEEASFLDRPAGRLRTALRRRLEGSAAETILGGRWLGHPLHPVVVAIPIGTWTGAVILDAVADEPAAARTLIATGLASLSVVAPTGWVDWSLRDTRQRRVGLLHAGANGVAAALMAGSWLRRRPPEPPDTAARTLALAALAALGVGGALGGHLTYALGAGVEHRPAVE, from the coding sequence GTGACCGGCACACTCGAGAAGGCGTGGAGCGCCGCCGAGGAGGCGTCCTTTCTGGACCGACCCGCCGGCCGCCTCCGGACGGCGTTGCGACGCAGGCTGGAAGGAAGCGCGGCCGAGACGATCCTCGGCGGGCGCTGGCTGGGGCACCCACTGCACCCCGTGGTCGTGGCGATACCGATCGGCACGTGGACCGGTGCGGTGATCCTCGACGCCGTCGCCGACGAGCCGGCGGCCGCGCGCACGCTGATCGCGACGGGCCTGGCCTCGCTGAGCGTCGTTGCACCGACCGGCTGGGTCGACTGGTCGCTGCGCGACACCCGGCAACGCCGGGTGGGCCTGCTGCACGCCGGTGCGAACGGCGTCGCCGCGGCGCTGATGGCCGGATCCTGGCTCCGTCGACGGCCGCCGGAGCCCCCGGACACGGCGGCCCGGACACTGGCGCTCGCGGCACTGGCAGCGCTCGGCGTGGGTGGGGCGCTGGGCGGGCACCTCACCTATGCATTGGGGGCCGGAGTCGAGCACCGGCCCGCAGTCGAGTAG
- a CDS encoding DUF418 domain-containing protein, which produces MTTPPRYAALDVLRGLAILGTLGTNVWIFTNVEGLVGYINGTGRATGGWAPVQDVLQQIAQGKFLGLLTLMFGIGLAVQHRSAARRGQRWPGAYPWRAGLLMLDGVLHYFLFTEFDVLMGYALTGLIVAFVLSTGIRAQKIWIGVAAAIHAAMLAVVVAALAVLPPAADEAHPLSPNPYAEGSFWDLVVFRAENLLVFRLEIVFILPLSIALFLVGARLFSSGILDPGRDALRRKLMIAGFGVALPLDFVVGLTGGDAGLMLGRYGTAPVVALALLAAVAHRYADGRAPGVLGRAMVPVGRTALSCYVLQNVLCSIVCYGWGFGLAARLTGETLVPATVALFVAVSATLIVGSSLWLRRFERGPLEWLWNASYRRLAGEQEPVPAR; this is translated from the coding sequence GTGACGACGCCACCTCGCTACGCCGCTCTGGACGTTCTGCGTGGGCTGGCGATCCTCGGCACTCTCGGTACCAACGTCTGGATCTTCACCAACGTGGAAGGCCTGGTCGGCTACATCAACGGCACGGGTCGCGCCACCGGCGGGTGGGCGCCGGTCCAGGACGTACTGCAGCAGATCGCCCAGGGAAAGTTCCTCGGCCTGCTCACCCTGATGTTCGGCATAGGCCTTGCCGTGCAGCACCGTTCGGCGGCACGGCGCGGGCAGCGCTGGCCGGGCGCGTATCCGTGGCGGGCAGGCCTGCTGATGCTCGACGGAGTTCTGCACTACTTCCTGTTCACCGAGTTCGACGTCCTCATGGGGTACGCGCTCACCGGCCTGATCGTGGCATTCGTGCTGTCCACCGGAATCCGTGCGCAGAAGATCTGGATCGGGGTCGCGGCGGCGATCCACGCCGCGATGCTCGCGGTGGTCGTCGCCGCACTCGCTGTGCTGCCACCTGCCGCCGACGAGGCGCACCCGCTGTCGCCGAACCCGTACGCGGAGGGCAGTTTCTGGGATCTGGTGGTGTTCCGCGCCGAGAACCTGTTGGTGTTCCGGCTCGAAATCGTCTTCATTCTGCCGCTGTCGATTGCGCTGTTCCTCGTCGGCGCCCGGCTGTTCTCCTCGGGAATCCTCGATCCCGGACGGGACGCGCTCCGCCGCAAGTTGATGATCGCGGGGTTCGGGGTCGCCCTGCCGCTCGACTTCGTGGTGGGTCTCACCGGCGGCGATGCCGGGTTGATGCTGGGACGCTACGGCACTGCTCCCGTCGTGGCTCTCGCTCTTCTCGCCGCCGTCGCGCACCGCTACGCCGACGGCCGGGCCCCCGGCGTGCTCGGCCGGGCGATGGTCCCGGTCGGTCGGACCGCACTGAGCTGCTATGTGTTGCAGAACGTCCTCTGCTCGATCGTCTGCTACGGCTGGGGTTTCGGTCTCGCGGCCCGGCTCACCGGGGAGACGCTGGTGCCGGCGACGGTGGCGCTGTTCGTCGCGGTGTCGGCGACGTTGATCGTCGGCTCGAGTCTGTGGTTGCGCCGTTTCGAACGCGGCCCGCTCGAGTGGCTCTGGAACGCGAGCTATCGGCGTCTGGCGGGCGAACAGGAGCCCGTGCCCGCTCGGTGA
- a CDS encoding TetR/AcrR family transcriptional regulator, translating to MPKLIDHDERQQLIAEAVWRVIVRDGVSAVSVREVAAEAGLSSGSLRHVFPSKSALVAYSMQLVHDRVRERIRTRLEITDPRSRALAICEEMLPLDDRRRCEMEVNLALIAESPGHPDLRRIALDAHHALREGCFRVLTDLSRHGLFDPERDVGAEALRLHALLDGLAMHLVLGENDSPDAAAGALAAHLDSLAHPESPGPSHAAVSPSRRSQR from the coding sequence GTGCCGAAACTGATCGACCACGACGAACGGCAGCAGCTCATCGCCGAGGCGGTGTGGCGCGTGATCGTGCGGGACGGCGTCAGCGCGGTGTCGGTGCGCGAGGTCGCCGCGGAAGCCGGCCTCTCCAGCGGCTCGTTGCGGCATGTGTTTCCGAGCAAGTCGGCGCTGGTGGCCTATTCGATGCAACTGGTCCACGACCGCGTCCGCGAGCGGATCCGAACCCGGCTCGAGATCACGGACCCGCGCTCGCGCGCCCTCGCGATCTGTGAGGAGATGCTCCCGCTGGACGACCGGCGTCGCTGCGAGATGGAGGTCAATCTCGCACTGATCGCGGAATCACCGGGGCATCCCGACCTGCGCAGGATCGCCCTCGACGCGCACCATGCCCTCCGCGAGGGATGCTTCCGGGTACTCACCGATCTGTCCCGGCACGGACTGTTCGATCCCGAACGCGACGTCGGCGCCGAGGCGTTGCGGCTGCACGCGCTGCTGGACGGACTGGCGATGCATCTCGTCCTCGGTGAGAACGACTCACCGGACGCGGCGGCCGGCGCCCTCGCCGCACACCTCGACTCCCTCGCGCACCCGGAATCGCCCGGCCCGTCTCACGCCGCGGTGTCGCCGAGTCGGCGCTCCCAGCGGTAG
- a CDS encoding DUF2334 domain-containing protein, producing MTAQLIVSVSGIRDETREHAEAFAEQMDARGVRLSLLVAPRLKDKYRLVRDERTQDWLRRRKSAGDAIVLHGYDQAATKRRRAEFADLPEHEARLRLLAADRVLEQAGVRTRLFAPPRWSASAGAVAALPSAGFRLLALSNEIRDLERGTAVRARVLAIGEGSPAEPWWCRGLVLGAGRAARRGGVVRLAVTAKQLGRSAPRQALLDAVDLCLHHGAVPGLYRWERRLGDTAA from the coding sequence ATGACGGCGCAGCTGATCGTGTCGGTATCGGGGATCAGGGACGAGACGCGCGAGCACGCCGAAGCGTTCGCCGAGCAGATGGACGCCCGGGGCGTGCGGCTGTCCCTGCTGGTGGCGCCGCGTCTCAAGGACAAGTATCGACTGGTGCGCGACGAGCGGACGCAGGACTGGTTGCGTCGCCGAAAAAGTGCAGGTGACGCCATCGTCCTGCACGGATACGACCAGGCCGCCACGAAGCGCCGACGTGCGGAGTTCGCCGACCTTCCCGAGCACGAGGCGCGGCTGCGGCTGCTGGCCGCGGATCGGGTGCTCGAGCAGGCCGGTGTGCGTACCCGGTTGTTCGCGCCGCCGCGCTGGTCCGCCTCGGCCGGTGCGGTCGCTGCGCTGCCGAGCGCGGGCTTCCGGCTACTGGCGCTGTCGAACGAGATCCGTGATCTCGAGCGGGGCACGGCGGTTCGCGCTCGGGTACTCGCCATCGGCGAGGGATCGCCGGCGGAGCCCTGGTGGTGCCGTGGCCTCGTTCTCGGAGCCGGACGCGCGGCGCGGCGTGGCGGGGTGGTGCGGCTGGCGGTCACCGCGAAGCAGCTCGGACGTTCCGCGCCCCGGCAAGCGCTGCTGGACGCCGTCGATCTGTGCCTACACCACGGTGCCGTCCCCGGTCTCTACCGCTGGGAGCGCCGACTCGGCGACACCGCGGCGTGA
- a CDS encoding ABC transporter substrate-binding protein, which produces MKNPRLTRLAIVLTALGVAASCSTDDGSGTEQVDDAGFPVTIEHQYGATTIESRPEAVVSVGFNDQDFMLALGRTPIGTRAFSGYDYQNRPWAREQLGGQTIPEVGEMTINVEQVAALGPDLVLGTYSVMGDAVYDTLAALAPTVGDLPTEDVEAGAWQSQLEAIGQALGESDRAQEVRQEVEGAFTAAREANPQFEGRTLAVALYLGDSFYILEAEDPRTSFFTSLGFAMPEEAGDVSAERLDLLDQQNLAVLGATREQLAADPLFSNLAVVREDRTVYLGEFGTDVPAALGFASPLSLPFALDETVPSLAQATDDDPATVVAPVGAP; this is translated from the coding sequence ATGAAGAACCCCCGGCTCACCCGTCTCGCGATCGTGCTCACGGCGTTGGGGGTCGCCGCGTCCTGCAGCACCGACGACGGCTCGGGTACCGAGCAGGTCGACGACGCCGGGTTCCCGGTCACCATCGAGCACCAGTACGGTGCGACCACCATCGAGAGCCGGCCGGAAGCCGTCGTCAGCGTCGGGTTCAACGACCAGGACTTCATGCTCGCCCTCGGCAGGACACCGATCGGCACGAGGGCCTTCTCCGGCTACGACTACCAGAACCGCCCCTGGGCCCGGGAACAGCTGGGCGGGCAGACCATCCCCGAGGTCGGCGAGATGACGATCAACGTCGAGCAGGTCGCGGCACTGGGGCCCGACCTGGTTCTGGGTACCTACTCGGTGATGGGCGACGCGGTCTACGACACTCTCGCCGCACTCGCGCCCACCGTCGGCGACCTCCCGACCGAGGACGTCGAAGCCGGCGCCTGGCAGAGCCAGCTCGAGGCGATCGGGCAGGCACTCGGCGAGAGCGACCGCGCACAGGAGGTCCGGCAGGAGGTCGAGGGGGCGTTCACGGCAGCGCGGGAGGCGAACCCCCAGTTCGAGGGCCGCACCCTCGCGGTCGCGCTGTACCTCGGCGATTCCTTCTACATTCTCGAGGCGGAGGACCCGCGGACCAGTTTCTTCACCAGTCTCGGCTTCGCCATGCCGGAAGAGGCCGGGGACGTGAGCGCCGAACGCCTCGACCTGCTCGATCAGCAGAACCTGGCCGTCCTGGGCGCCACCCGGGAGCAGCTCGCAGCGGATCCACTCTTCTCGAATCTCGCGGTCGTCCGCGAGGACCGGACGGTCTACCTCGGCGAGTTCGGCACCGACGTCCCGGCCGCGCTGGGCTTCGCGAGTCCGCTGAGCCTGCCGTTCGCACTCGACGAGACGGTCCCCTCGCTCGCCCAGGCCACCGACGACGACCCGGCCACCGTGGTCGCCCCCGTCGGCGCTCCCTGA
- a CDS encoding glutathione peroxidase yields the protein MTTAIQNIGINTLGGVPTSLGEYDGRAVLLVNVASKCGLTPQYGALEKLATDYAQRGLTVIGVPCNQFMGQEPGTAEEIQTFCSTTYGVTFPLLEKIEVNGESRHPLYAELVETKDADGESGDVQWNFEKFLIAPDGTVVNRFRPRTVPDAPEVVEAIEAVLPR from the coding sequence ATGACGACAGCAATCCAGAACATCGGTATCAACACTCTCGGTGGGGTGCCCACCTCGCTCGGGGAGTACGACGGCCGGGCCGTCCTGCTCGTGAACGTCGCCTCCAAGTGCGGGCTCACGCCGCAGTACGGCGCGCTCGAAAAGCTCGCCACCGACTACGCGCAGCGCGGCCTCACCGTGATCGGCGTCCCCTGCAACCAGTTCATGGGACAGGAGCCGGGCACCGCGGAGGAGATCCAGACGTTCTGTTCCACCACGTACGGAGTCACGTTCCCGCTGCTGGAGAAGATCGAGGTCAACGGAGAGAGCCGGCATCCGCTCTATGCCGAGCTCGTCGAGACGAAGGACGCAGACGGCGAGTCCGGGGACGTCCAGTGGAACTTCGAGAAGTTCCTCATCGCCCCGGACGGGACGGTCGTGAACCGGTTCCGGCCCCGCACGGTTCCGGACGCCCCCGAGGTCGTGGAGGCCATCGAGGCCGTCCTGCCCCGCTGA